One window from the genome of Malacoplasma penetrans HF-2 encodes:
- the sufC gene encoding Fe-S cluster assembly ATPase SufC: MEKLTIENLHVSINEKEILKGIDIEVNKGEVVALLGPNGHGKSTLLKAIMHHYTTEITDGSIKVDGQDTAELETDEIARLGLFLAPQHSEEIPGVTMLDFLRSVLNARSEEKLKLSQYFPVFEQNLKSMGLDREYLNRFVNYGFSGGEKKKCEILQMKIIQPDFVLLDEIDSGLDIDSLKMVVDQINNWKSEDKALIVVSHHENLFKKIIPNRVYVIIDGKIAISGGVEIYERINREGYKWVTDLASK, from the coding sequence ATGGAAAAACTTACAATTGAAAATCTTCATGTATCAATTAATGAAAAAGAAATATTAAAAGGAATTGATATTGAAGTAAATAAAGGTGAGGTAGTTGCTTTATTAGGACCAAATGGTCATGGTAAATCAACTTTATTAAAGGCAATTATGCATCACTATACAACTGAAATTACTGATGGAAGTATTAAAGTTGATGGACAAGATACTGCAGAATTAGAAACTGATGAAATTGCAAGATTAGGATTATTTTTAGCACCACAACATTCTGAAGAAATCCCTGGTGTTACAATGTTAGATTTTTTAAGATCTGTATTAAATGCAAGATCAGAAGAAAAATTAAAATTATCTCAATATTTCCCAGTGTTTGAACAAAACTTAAAGAGCATGGGATTAGACAGAGAATATTTAAACAGATTTGTAAATTATGGTTTTTCAGGTGGAGAAAAGAAAAAATGTGAAATTCTTCAAATGAAAATTATTCAACCAGATTTTGTTTTATTAGATGAAATTGATTCTGGATTAGATATTGACTCACTAAAAATGGTAGTTGATCAAATTAATAATTGAAAGAGTGAAGATAAAGCTTTAATTGTAGTTTCTCATCATGAAAATCTATTTAAAAAAATTATTCCTAATAGAGTCTATGTAATTATTGATGGTAAGATCGCAATTTCTGGTGGAGTAGAAATTTATGAAAGAATTAACAGGGAAGGTTATAAATGAGTAACTGACCTAGCTTCTAAATAA
- a CDS encoding GNAT family N-acetyltransferase → MRIVEITEKDYDDVVLLAKEIFDFDYLLTKRNDEFNMALSRFVTSTIVKNATGGYFIENDEGKKIAMLNYGIPNDKPIFSLMETDFGINLNIFKKYIRDYTITQNEKLIINKEIDIARSFEILYQQYESLLQNKAEIKLLYVAPEYRGKSLSKILIRKFYDDLTRTPYDSFYLFTTTEHNYKFYEKLKMKALDLIVYDNNNAPEYFKYKFKLPYKSIVYMGNKKETIL, encoded by the coding sequence ATGAGAATTGTAGAAATTACAGAAAAAGATTATGATGATGTTGTTTTGTTGGCAAAAGAGATATTTGACTTTGATTATTTATTAACTAAAAGAAATGATGAATTTAATATGGCATTATCTAGGTTTGTAACAAGCACTATTGTTAAAAATGCAACAGGTGGATATTTCATTGAAAATGATGAAGGCAAAAAGATAGCTATGTTAAATTATGGTATTCCAAATGATAAACCTATTTTTTCTTTAATGGAAACAGACTTTGGAATTAATTTAAATATTTTTAAAAAATATATAAGAGACTATACAATTACACAAAATGAAAAATTAATCATAAACAAAGAAATTGATATAGCTAGAAGTTTTGAAATATTGTATCAACAATATGAATCACTGCTTCAAAACAAAGCTGAGATTAAACTATTATATGTAGCACCTGAATATCGTGGTAAATCATTAAGTAAAATTTTGATTAGAAAATTTTATGATGATTTAACAAGAACACCTTATGATAGTTTTTATTTGTTTACAACAACAGAACACAATTATAAATTTTATGAAAAACTTAAAATGAAAGCACTTGATTTGATTGTTTATGATAACAACAATGCACCAGAATATTTTAAGTACAAATTTAAATTACCTTATAAATCAATAGTTTATATGGGTAATAAAAAAGAAACAATTTTATAA
- a CDS encoding cysteine peptidase family C39 domain-containing protein: MRITDQTKSNDCGVCVLHSLYDHLYKKELNEKEIIKDFKLSKNGMSIYDFEVLAKDINIETEIYQATFEELINTHYKDYFVTLLKSEAGNHFVVCKFRKGYVQVLDSVSGETKIPYSEFEKIYNNTFIVFYKSNIQKDIDENISFKKIKFFDMPNETLFCLLIVLVDLGVLFISLIASSVVKIAINFVGDNIPQNLFFIGLYFIFMFLFQSLLEYLLCLMKTKKLDILGKKNFIFYTNYLQNKNSLFFKDTKRKELFQYPAAISKVLSTKYVGKPQLIADVIFFVCLMFMMGYLSFYYMIFAIVYSGISITLSYFLKKYNEKNFENNNLIKNESDYYFQIYYDFLHKEKNIYKLNFLNEKSKSLFWSFSKQNISYSTYLFQNNFLNYFLKKIVFVLFIIVSTFWIINNSNQNIDISKMIFAISVLNLFDNTSNSIFSFVSDYANYKKSKELLNDFLTTENKNFSTSEKIEINKIKSIDIQNLNFKYDNEKTIFEDFKIKLKNQTILYGKNGIGKSTLLKILSLNLMSDKGTEILINDIDRDSINLKKLEDKIFYIPSDATAMEVDYSGILHLNPLLTQELSNFLKVTKLSSKQTNEMSKGEAQLSNLISLLKLKDCLILLDECFSNISDSNIELFMNYFFQKICDHNFVICVSHSKKIRKYFEHEKEINNDQCKN; the protein is encoded by the coding sequence ATGAGAATTACTGATCAAACTAAAAGCAATGATTGTGGTGTTTGTGTTTTGCATTCACTTTATGATCATTTATATAAAAAAGAATTGAATGAAAAAGAAATCATAAAAGATTTTAAATTATCTAAAAATGGAATGAGTATTTATGATTTTGAAGTTCTAGCCAAAGACATAAATATTGAAACTGAAATTTATCAAGCTACCTTTGAGGAATTAATAAATACCCACTATAAAGATTATTTTGTTACATTATTGAAAAGTGAAGCTGGTAATCATTTTGTTGTTTGTAAATTTAGAAAAGGATATGTTCAAGTTTTAGATTCTGTAAGTGGAGAAACAAAAATACCATATAGTGAATTTGAAAAAATATATAACAATACCTTTATTGTTTTTTATAAATCAAATATTCAAAAAGACATTGATGAAAACATATCTTTTAAAAAAATAAAATTTTTTGATATGCCAAATGAAACATTATTTTGTTTGCTGATTGTACTAGTTGATTTAGGAGTTTTATTTATATCATTAATTGCTAGCAGTGTTGTTAAAATTGCTATTAATTTTGTTGGGGACAACATTCCTCAGAACTTATTTTTTATAGGTTTATATTTTATTTTTATGTTTTTATTTCAGTCACTTCTTGAATATTTATTGTGTTTAATGAAAACTAAAAAATTAGATATTTTGGGTAAGAAAAATTTTATCTTTTATACCAATTATTTACAAAACAAAAATAGTTTATTTTTTAAAGATACAAAAAGAAAAGAATTGTTTCAATATCCTGCAGCAATATCAAAGGTTTTATCTACAAAATATGTTGGTAAACCACAATTAATTGCTGATGTTATATTTTTTGTTTGTTTAATGTTTATGATGGGGTACTTATCTTTTTACTATATGATTTTTGCAATTGTATATAGTGGGATATCAATTACATTAAGTTATTTTTTAAAAAAATATAATGAGAAAAACTTTGAGAATAATAACTTAATAAAAAATGAATCAGATTATTATTTTCAGATTTATTATGATTTTTTACATAAAGAAAAAAATATTTATAAACTTAATTTTTTAAATGAAAAATCTAAATCACTATTTTGATCTTTTAGTAAACAAAATATTAGCTACAGCACATATCTATTTCAAAATAATTTTTTAAATTATTTTTTAAAGAAAATTGTTTTTGTTTTATTTATTATTGTTTCCACTTTTTGAATCATAAATAACTCAAATCAAAATATTGATATTAGTAAAATGATTTTTGCAATTTCAGTTTTAAATTTATTTGATAACACATCAAATTCAATTTTTAGTTTTGTAAGTGATTATGCAAATTACAAAAAAAGCAAAGAATTATTAAATGATTTTTTAACAACTGAAAATAAAAATTTTTCTACAAGTGAAAAAATAGAAATTAACAAAATTAAATCAATTGATATTCAAAACCTAAATTTTAAATATGATAATGAAAAAACAATTTTTGAAGATTTTAAAATAAAGCTTAAAAACCAAACAATTTTATATGGGAAAAATGGAATTGGTAAATCAACTCTTTTAAAGATATTATCTTTGAATTTAATGTCTGATAAAGGTACTGAAATTTTAATTAATGATATTGATAGAGATAGTATCAATCTAAAGAAATTGGAAGATAAAATTTTTTATATTCCAAGTGATGCAACTGCAATGGAAGTAGATTATAGTGGCATACTTCATTTAAATCCATTGTTAACTCAAGAACTATCTAATTTTTTAAAAGTTACTAAATTATCATCTAAACAAACTAATGAAATGAGTAAAGGTGAGGCTCAATTATCAAATTTAATTTCACTTTTAAAATTAAAGGATTGTTTGATTTTATTGGATGAATGTTTTTCAAACATATCAGATTCAAATATTGAATTGTTTATGAATTATTTTTTCCAAAAGATATGTGACCATAATTTTGTTATTTGTGTTTCACATTCAAAAAAGATTAGAAAATACTTTGAACACGAAAAGGAGATCAATAATGATCAATGTAAAAATTAA
- a CDS encoding ABC transporter ATP-binding protein yields MKQHIGYISVFKRLILMLSKNKKAFYGAIFLSLLKTTFSVATSIGLGIVIQNFFYDLNSNSPASAFINFSIGCALIMIGYTLYFFAYIISQKLILKLTYHIGYSIRELFFNKIRRMPFKIVEKAARGDLISRGTTDTNALAINLSVCIGEIFTAPLVVIGVFIGLLIISPILTAITLGFYLVLVTVSFIISLKAGPKYMRMQNEVGKLNGVVEEYVSGRKAIKSFCYEEKAFNLFKEINHNQAKESRGAEMILNFIWPWNDFIETVMYAFIYVLGIIFFVNNINSGSIFFPSYEIGLLTSFVLLARIATGETSNSLRLAGTLQKTTVASKRVFAVLDEINEVDQGKLEPTVQGKIEFKNVNFSYVEDRPILKNVSFTINPNETVAIVGPTGSGKTTMASLISRFYEIDSGEILIDGTNIKDISKQSLFKNISIVLQDPFLFSESIEKNIWYGNTNATAEQVIDVCKKSNVDYFIKKLPDGYETIMSEKMSDLSLGQIQLISIARAFMSEAKILVLDEATSSVDTKTEIDIQNALMKITNNKTVIVIAHRLSTVVKADKIIVLKDGEIQEIGNHKQLLKNKGFYYSLYKANAVMEDHE; encoded by the coding sequence ATGAAACAACATATTGGATATATAAGTGTATTTAAAAGACTAATATTGATGTTGAGTAAAAACAAAAAAGCTTTTTATGGTGCAATCTTTTTGTCATTATTGAAAACTACTTTTTCTGTTGCTACTTCAATTGGTTTAGGAATTGTGATTCAAAACTTTTTCTATGATTTAAATAGCAATTCACCAGCTTCTGCATTTATTAACTTCTCAATTGGTTGTGCTTTAATCATGATAGGTTATACTTTATACTTTTTTGCATATATTATCAGTCAAAAACTAATCTTAAAATTGACCTATCATATTGGTTATTCTATTAGAGAATTATTCTTTAATAAGATTAGAAGAATGCCTTTTAAAATTGTTGAAAAAGCAGCAAGGGGAGATTTAATTAGTAGAGGTACAACTGATACTAATGCACTTGCAATTAATTTATCTGTTTGTATTGGGGAAATCTTTACAGCACCACTTGTAGTAATTGGTGTGTTTATTGGATTACTTATTATTTCACCAATCTTAACTGCTATCACATTAGGTTTTTATTTAGTGTTAGTTACAGTGTCATTTATTATCTCTTTAAAAGCAGGACCAAAATACATGAGAATGCAAAATGAAGTTGGTAAATTAAATGGAGTTGTTGAAGAATATGTTTCTGGAAGAAAAGCAATTAAATCTTTTTGTTATGAAGAAAAAGCATTTAATTTATTTAAAGAAATAAATCATAATCAAGCTAAAGAATCTAGAGGGGCTGAAATGATTTTAAATTTCATTTGACCTTGAAATGATTTTATTGAAACAGTGATGTATGCTTTTATTTATGTGTTAGGAATTATCTTTTTTGTAAACAATATTAATAGTGGAAGTATCTTTTTTCCAAGTTATGAAATAGGATTATTAACTTCTTTTGTTTTATTGGCAAGAATTGCAACTGGTGAAACAAGTAATTCATTAAGACTTGCTGGAACTTTACAAAAAACAACAGTAGCATCAAAAAGAGTGTTTGCAGTGTTGGATGAAATCAATGAAGTGGATCAAGGAAAACTTGAACCTACAGTTCAAGGAAAAATTGAATTTAAAAATGTTAATTTTTCATATGTTGAAGATAGACCAATTTTAAAAAATGTTAGTTTCACAATCAACCCTAATGAAACAGTTGCAATTGTTGGGCCAACAGGAAGTGGTAAAACCACAATGGCATCTTTGATTTCAAGATTTTATGAAATTGATTCAGGAGAGATTTTGATTGATGGAACTAATATTAAAGATATTAGTAAACAAAGTTTATTTAAAAACATTTCAATTGTTTTACAAGATCCTTTCTTATTTTCAGAAAGTATTGAAAAAAATATTTGATATGGAAACACTAATGCAACAGCTGAACAAGTTATAGATGTTTGTAAAAAATCTAATGTTGATTACTTTATTAAAAAATTACCAGATGGGTATGAGACTATCATGTCTGAAAAAATGAGTGATTTGTCACTTGGTCAAATTCAGTTAATTTCAATTGCAAGAGCATTTATGTCAGAAGCTAAAATATTAGTATTAGATGAAGCAACTTCATCTGTTGACACAAAGACTGAAATTGATATTCAAAATGCTTTAATGAAAATTACTAATAACAAAACTGTAATTGTTATTGCACACCGTTTATCTACTGTTGTCAAAGCAGATAAAATTATTGTTTTAAAAGATGGTGAAATTCAAGAAATTGGTAATCATAAACAACTATTAAAAAATAAAGGGTTTTACTATAGTTTATATAAAGCAAATGCTGTCATGGAAGACCATGAATAA
- a CDS encoding ABC transporter ATP-binding protein — protein MIKIFKQFKKKNTLFLIIALTFSAIECVSSTFQPFLLSEITRHFNNIAIGNLTSDQVNQEIHQVLIIFAVIVSMVTVGFLCRVTSRFFHIKSAVEIVERLRNNLFWRLQWIKDNEFNKLSVSSIVSRATNDSYQYQETIFTFFLFFFESMMLITGVVIFCLTISPILSSVFVLIIPSILAVYWISNQKAKKYFTTSFEELDNVNRVMRENIAGTKTVRSFRIQKYQSERFDIHNIAWYKSIYKGETLVYFGIIFLFFALNAAIIIVVFISGTVNYVSVGNQTIAINEVIAFANYLIYAVFCVFGISMTLVSVNRTRICIERIEEILKIDIEQPTEVDFENEFVPSLEFKNVSYSYGIVSDEKPIIDNISFKVNPGEILGIIGPTGSGKSTIVALAANLAEPESGEIRFGGYTSSEVSTKNIRKQVSVALQEKFIFSGTIKSNITMGNNQASQEKIEWAAKLACADEFINKTEKQYDSEVLQNGNNFSGGQKQRMAIARAFAKKSGIYILDDSLSALDNLTRDKVLKNIKNNFKNKTFIIVSQQVKTIKDADKIIVLDKGQIIDIGTHNQLVKKCALYNKIYDSQKTIGE, from the coding sequence ATGATTAAAATTTTTAAGCAATTTAAAAAGAAAAACACCCTTTTTCTTATTATTGCTTTAACTTTTTCAGCAATTGAATGTGTATCAAGTACTTTCCAACCTTTCTTACTTTCAGAGATTACAAGACACTTTAATAATATTGCTATTGGAAATTTAACATCTGACCAAGTGAATCAAGAAATTCATCAAGTCTTAATTATTTTTGCAGTGATAGTTTCTATGGTGACAGTTGGATTTTTATGTAGAGTAACCTCAAGGTTTTTCCACATTAAATCTGCTGTAGAAATTGTAGAAAGGTTAAGAAACAATTTATTTTGAAGACTGCAATGAATTAAAGATAATGAGTTTAATAAGCTTTCAGTTTCTTCAATTGTTTCTAGAGCAACAAATGATTCATATCAATATCAAGAAACAATTTTTACTTTCTTTTTGTTTTTCTTTGAAAGTATGATGTTAATTACAGGGGTTGTTATTTTTTGTTTAACAATTAGCCCTATTTTATCTAGTGTTTTTGTATTAATAATTCCATCAATTTTAGCAGTTTACTGAATTAGTAACCAAAAAGCTAAAAAGTATTTCACAACAAGTTTTGAAGAACTTGATAATGTGAATAGAGTAATGCGTGAAAATATTGCAGGTACTAAAACTGTAAGATCATTTAGAATTCAAAAATATCAATCTGAAAGATTTGATATTCACAATATTGCTTGATACAAATCTATTTATAAGGGTGAAACTTTAGTTTACTTTGGGATTATCTTTTTATTCTTTGCTTTGAATGCAGCAATTATTATTGTGGTTTTTATTAGTGGTACAGTAAACTATGTTTCTGTTGGTAATCAAACAATTGCAATTAATGAAGTGATTGCTTTTGCTAATTATTTAATCTATGCTGTATTTTGTGTCTTTGGAATTTCAATGACTTTAGTTTCTGTTAATAGAACTAGAATTTGTATTGAAAGAATTGAAGAAATATTAAAAATAGATATTGAACAACCTACTGAAGTGGATTTTGAAAATGAATTTGTGCCTTCTTTAGAATTTAAAAATGTAAGTTACTCATATGGAATAGTGAGTGATGAAAAACCTATTATTGATAACATTTCTTTTAAAGTAAATCCAGGAGAGATTTTGGGAATAATTGGGCCTACTGGAAGTGGTAAATCTACTATTGTTGCACTTGCTGCAAATTTAGCAGAACCAGAATCAGGTGAAATTAGATTTGGTGGATACACAAGTAGTGAAGTTAGTACTAAAAATATAAGAAAACAAGTTAGTGTTGCTTTACAAGAAAAATTCATCTTTTCTGGAACTATTAAATCAAATATTACAATGGGGAATAACCAAGCATCTCAAGAGAAAATTGAGTGAGCTGCAAAACTAGCTTGTGCTGATGAATTTATTAATAAAACTGAAAAACAATATGATTCTGAAGTACTTCAAAATGGTAATAATTTCTCAGGTGGACAAAAGCAAAGAATGGCAATAGCGCGTGCTTTTGCAAAAAAATCTGGAATCTATATTTTAGATGATAGTTTGAGTGCTCTTGATAATTTAACAAGAGATAAAGTTTTAAAAAATATTAAAAATAACTTTAAAAATAAAACTTTTATCATTGTTTCTCAACAAGTAAAAACTATTAAAGATGCAGATAAAATTATTGTTTTAGATAAAGGTCAAATCATTGACATTGGTACTCATAATCAATTAGTTAAAAAATGTGCTTTATATAACAAAATTTATGATTCACAAAAAACAATTGGGGAATAA
- the rpsD gene encoding 30S ribosomal protein S4 has translation MSRYLGSITKKSRRYGFSLLETEREFIKGKKRTYAPGQHGNKRVKLSGYGEQLQEKQKMMYLYGLNDRQFRRTFVIAKHMKGALTLNTFIALESRLDNLVYRMGFAPTRRAARQLVNHGHILLDGKKVTIPSCMVKLEQTIEVAPKSKDLPIVAAGASNTPCKFVDSDLKTKKGKYVRFPERDELPEGINEAYVVEWFNRLV, from the coding sequence ATGTCAAGATACTTAGGAAGTATTACTAAAAAATCAAGAAGATATGGATTCTCTTTATTAGAAACTGAAAGAGAGTTTATTAAAGGTAAAAAAAGAACTTATGCACCAGGTCAACATGGTAACAAAAGAGTTAAATTATCAGGTTATGGTGAACAATTACAAGAAAAACAAAAAATGATGTACTTGTATGGTCTAAATGACAGACAGTTCAGAAGAACTTTTGTAATTGCTAAACATATGAAAGGTGCTTTGACTTTAAATACTTTCATTGCTTTAGAAAGTAGATTAGATAACTTAGTTTATAGAATGGGATTTGCTCCAACTAGAAGAGCAGCTAGACAATTAGTTAACCATGGTCACATTTTATTAGATGGAAAAAAAGTTACTATTCCATCATGTATGGTTAAATTAGAACAAACTATTGAAGTTGCACCAAAATCTAAAGATTTACCAATTGTAGCAGCAGGTGCTAGCAACACTCCTTGTAAGTTTGTAGATTCTGATCTTAAAACTAAAAAAGGTAAATATGTAAGATTCCCTGAAAGAGATGAATTACCAGAAGGAATTAATGAAGCTTACGTTGTTGAATGATTCAACAGATTAGTGTAG
- a CDS encoding MG321/MPN456 family lipoprotein yields MKKSRYFKIFSSTVLASAVTVGLSSCAIPYKSDGVFQTYSATDILADNNSPLNSAFNNSPISTYAQSAIYNLVTYQTVGDFEFNTDGSTKSTTSDYLTLDGAKAVFVFKDEATANAIDEYLKGKESSFDISGTISDLSENGYSNLITNLKSPITANISNNGSNGTTSKTFTEGTDYWVFERSRGVLQFQDKLGGTSDLKPTEASVTTNSQTQYYKDAISQGTVYQFIIDTDNSWVDSKGNVKQPVSSKDFERAIEIYYLAASLSYNRNGYFLDLIGLDFDKTAGYKENGSSSYESNGNLEWEKFKIDNYANKNNDIFTFYITGAYPYTFGMLSKEYFAALPHTNQKIENIHLQSGTPIAYEKSANGSYSINQSGTNWSRIYGSGGLGEFTQDVWFAAAYYVSAFTSANLIFQLNNTYMESAGKDLLNPANGSTEKNNVKESKIKTVSITYGSGTADTFFELFKSKQNDFLASVPSTKMSEAAQLFSGNGLVLEKVVQTSQSNYIAYTPNPYVLNGSSVVANDFLGNMADFIYQWNSKDSYTIRAAIAGLINWYQLSLINLPSSGDFQLSATPYGVFNGYYEQVSQGKLSGGLPRSFDDYKKNVNSTLGDFSVPYYKYESTGVTVETININKTTLKASLAKYNATISNPLQFSIKFGEIFTSNYQNLLNRMQQLISDISDGLLKMTAVPRLGTTPSATVWFNKQSSPLGFSYWAPDYNGVGTWLEADTTLQTLQTSDGKTYEGAPGTNAHNSFITFLSSMVSAVKVMNATWDSTGNKYSVSSTSSGSGTNGNVKQDNEFDKDSRIKSAFSNDTLQAMGITLNGAASGSTYDEKNITQQDMTPGNRYGLLAIGLLNKLIENKVFKKDKFDEYVANPSKLMYSQNKPTSAEQLYIGHDIFESRASSNFSKWIGVYAGEGTAQALYETTVLDSDYSYVPRSESGLSNIIYAWVNPNYVARAGTQGTNYRDFGWNNN; encoded by the coding sequence ATGAAAAAGAGTAGATATTTTAAAATCTTTAGTTCTACAGTTTTAGCATCTGCTGTAACTGTTGGATTGTCTTCTTGTGCAATCCCTTATAAATCTGATGGAGTTTTTCAAACCTATTCTGCAACAGATATTTTAGCTGATAATAACAGCCCATTAAATAGTGCTTTCAATAACTCCCCAATTAGTACATATGCACAATCTGCTATATACAATTTGGTAACTTATCAAACTGTTGGTGATTTTGAATTTAATACTGATGGTTCTACAAAAAGTACTACAAGTGACTATTTAACTTTAGATGGTGCAAAAGCAGTTTTTGTTTTCAAAGATGAAGCAACTGCAAATGCAATTGATGAATATTTAAAAGGTAAAGAATCAAGTTTTGATATAAGTGGTACTATTTCTGATTTGAGTGAAAATGGATATAGTAATTTAATTACTAATTTAAAAAGTCCTATAACTGCAAATATATCTAATAATGGAAGTAATGGTACAACAAGTAAAACATTTACTGAAGGAACAGATTATTGAGTATTTGAAAGATCAAGAGGGGTTTTGCAATTTCAAGATAAATTAGGAGGCACAAGTGATTTAAAACCAACTGAAGCAAGTGTCACTACAAATAGCCAAACTCAATACTACAAAGATGCAATTTCTCAAGGAACTGTATATCAATTCATAATTGATACAGATAATAGTTGAGTTGATAGTAAAGGTAATGTAAAACAACCAGTTTCAAGTAAAGATTTTGAAAGAGCAATTGAGATATATTATTTAGCTGCAAGTTTAAGTTATAACAGAAATGGTTATTTCTTAGACTTAATTGGTTTGGATTTTGATAAAACTGCAGGGTATAAAGAAAATGGATCTTCTTCTTATGAATCTAATGGTAATTTAGAATGAGAAAAATTTAAAATAGATAACTATGCTAATAAAAACAATGATATTTTCACATTCTATATTACAGGTGCATATCCATATACTTTTGGAATGTTATCAAAAGAATATTTTGCTGCATTACCACATACTAATCAAAAGATTGAAAATATCCATTTACAAAGTGGTACTCCAATTGCATATGAAAAATCTGCTAATGGTTCATATAGTATTAATCAAAGTGGCACTAACTGATCTAGAATTTATGGTTCAGGAGGATTAGGAGAATTTACTCAAGATGTTTGATTTGCAGCAGCATATTATGTTTCAGCATTTACTTCTGCTAATTTAATTTTCCAATTAAATAACACTTATATGGAAAGTGCTGGAAAGGATTTATTAAATCCTGCAAATGGGTCAACTGAGAAAAACAATGTAAAAGAATCAAAGATTAAAACAGTTTCTATAACTTATGGAAGTGGAACTGCTGATACTTTCTTTGAGTTATTTAAATCTAAGCAAAATGACTTTTTAGCTTCAGTACCTTCTACTAAAATGAGTGAAGCTGCTCAACTATTTAGTGGTAATGGATTAGTGTTAGAAAAGGTTGTCCAAACTAGTCAATCTAACTATATTGCTTATACTCCAAATCCATATGTATTAAATGGTAGTAGTGTAGTTGCAAATGATTTTTTAGGTAATATGGCAGATTTTATTTACCAATGAAACTCTAAAGATTCATATACTATAAGAGCTGCAATTGCTGGATTAATAAACTGATATCAATTAAGTTTAATTAATTTACCATCTTCTGGAGATTTCCAATTAAGTGCAACTCCTTATGGTGTATTTAATGGATACTATGAACAAGTATCACAAGGAAAATTGAGTGGTGGCTTACCTAGAAGTTTTGATGACTATAAGAAAAATGTTAATTCTACATTAGGTGATTTTTCTGTTCCATATTATAAATATGAATCTACTGGAGTAACAGTTGAAACAATAAATATTAATAAAACAACTTTAAAAGCCTCTTTAGCTAAATATAATGCAACAATATCTAATCCATTACAATTCTCAATTAAGTTTGGTGAGATATTTACTTCAAACTATCAAAACTTGCTTAACAGAATGCAACAGTTAATTTCTGATATTAGTGATGGATTGCTAAAAATGACTGCTGTGCCAAGACTTGGAACAACACCTAGTGCTACAGTTTGATTTAATAAACAATCTTCTCCTCTTGGGTTCAGTTACTGAGCACCAGATTATAATGGTGTTGGTACTTGATTAGAAGCTGATACTACTCTTCAAACTTTACAAACATCAGATGGTAAAACATATGAAGGGGCTCCAGGAACTAATGCACATAACTCATTTATTACTTTCTTATCTAGTATGGTGTCTGCAGTTAAAGTAATGAATGCAACTTGAGATTCTACTGGCAATAAGTATAGTGTTTCTTCAACATCAAGTGGGTCTGGAACAAACGGAAATGTGAAACAAGACAATGAATTTGATAAAGACTCTAGAATTAAATCAGCTTTCAGTAATGACACTCTTCAAGCTATGGGAATTACATTGAATGGAGCGGCTAGCGGCAGTACATATGATGAAAAAAATATTACTCAACAAGATATGACTCCTGGGAATAGATATGGTTTATTAGCTATTGGTTTACTAAACAAATTAATTGAAAACAAAGTATTTAAAAAAGATAAATTTGACGAATATGTAGCAAACCCATCAAAACTAATGTATTCACAAAACAAACCAACATCAGCTGAACAACTTTATATTGGTCATGATATTTTTGAATCAAGAGCTTCTTCAAACTTTTCTAAATGAATTGGTGTATATGCAGGAGAAGGAACTGCACAAGCATTGTATGAAACAACAGTTTTAGATAGTGATTATAGTTATGTTCCAAGATCAGAATCTGGACTAAGCAACATCATATATGCTTGGGTTAATCCAAACTATGTTGCAAGAGCAGGTACTCAAGGAACAAATTATAGAGACTTTGGTTGAAATAATAATTAA